In Streptomyces sp. RFCAC02, the following proteins share a genomic window:
- a CDS encoding Gfo/Idh/MocA family oxidoreductase: MSRRYAIVGLGHRSQMYLGALLGDWSDAGEIVAFCDTNRTRMAHANARVTATGRPAVPTFGPDAFPAAIEHADTVIVTTVDATHARYVVAALDAGRDVVVEKPLTVDAEGCARIAEAAERSAGRLVVTFNYRYAPRNAAVRELIAAGRIGEVTAVHFEWVLDTMHGADYFRRWHRRRENSGSLLVHKSTHHFDLVNWWLGTHPELVFAQTGLRFYGAGNAGAAQSAGPRPPRAHGAPGLGTDPFLLDMAADPYLKSLYLDAEHEDGYIRDQDVFTEGVDIDDTMSVLVRYGNRATLSYSLTAYAPWEGYRVMFTGTRGRLELDVCERSWTPPQAAIDPSFTGAGGDEGIYERLTLHEHWKRPERVEIRSGDGGHGGGDELLMNDVFHGAADDPLARQAGFRDGIRSVLTGVAAAESARTGQPVLLTHEGTRLAARADRGAGA, translated from the coding sequence ATGTCACGCCGCTACGCCATCGTCGGCCTCGGTCACCGCTCGCAGATGTACCTGGGGGCGCTCCTCGGCGACTGGAGCGACGCCGGGGAGATCGTCGCGTTCTGCGACACGAACCGCACCCGCATGGCCCACGCCAACGCCCGCGTCACCGCCACCGGACGCCCGGCCGTCCCCACGTTCGGCCCGGACGCCTTCCCCGCCGCCATCGAGCACGCCGACACGGTGATCGTCACCACCGTGGACGCCACCCACGCCCGCTACGTGGTCGCCGCGCTCGACGCGGGCCGCGACGTCGTGGTGGAGAAGCCCCTGACCGTGGACGCCGAGGGCTGCGCCCGGATCGCCGAAGCGGCCGAACGCTCCGCCGGCCGGCTCGTCGTCACGTTCAACTACCGCTACGCCCCGCGCAACGCCGCCGTCCGCGAGCTGATCGCCGCGGGCCGCATCGGCGAGGTGACCGCCGTCCACTTCGAGTGGGTCCTGGACACGATGCACGGCGCCGACTACTTCCGCCGCTGGCACCGCCGCCGCGAGAACTCGGGCAGCCTCCTCGTCCACAAGTCCACCCACCACTTCGACCTGGTCAACTGGTGGCTCGGCACCCACCCCGAGCTGGTCTTCGCGCAGACCGGCCTGCGGTTCTACGGCGCGGGCAACGCGGGCGCCGCCCAGTCCGCCGGTCCCCGCCCGCCGCGTGCCCACGGCGCGCCGGGCCTCGGCACGGACCCGTTCCTCCTCGACATGGCGGCCGACCCGTACCTGAAGAGCCTCTACCTCGACGCCGAGCACGAGGACGGCTACATCCGCGACCAGGACGTCTTCACGGAGGGCGTGGACATCGACGACACCATGTCCGTCCTGGTCCGCTACGGCAACCGCGCCACCCTCAGCTACTCCCTCACCGCCTACGCGCCGTGGGAGGGGTACCGCGTCATGTTCACCGGCACGCGCGGCCGTCTCGAACTGGACGTGTGCGAACGGTCCTGGACCCCGCCGCAGGCCGCGATCGACCCGTCGTTCACGGGCGCGGGGGGCGACGAGGGGATCTACGAGCGCCTCACGCTGCACGAGCACTGGAAGCGGCCGGAGCGGGTGGAGATCCGGTCGGGCGACGGCGGTCACGGCGGCGGCGACGAACTGCTGATGAACGACGTCTTCCACGGCGCCGCCGACGACCCGCTGGCCCGCCAGGCCGGTTTCCGCGACGGCATCCGCAGCGTCCTGACGGGCGTGGCCGCCGCCGAGTCGGCCCGCACCGGACAGCCCGTCCTCCTCACGCACGAGGGGACCCGCCTCGCCGCGCGGGCCGACCGGGGCGCGGGGGCCTGA
- a CDS encoding heme o synthase, whose translation MSVTAVDSRPVARLRRGGPDHGAAASAGARVKAYVALTKPRIIELLLITTVPVMFLAEGGVPDLWLVLATCAGGYLSAGGANALNMYIDRDIDALMHRTRNRPLVTGVLRPAEGLVFGLVLAVVSTLWFGLLVNWMSAALSLGALLFYVVGYTMLLKRRTAQNIVWGGIAGCLPVFIGWSSVTGTVSWGAVVLFLVMFFWTPPHYWPLSMKTKDDYERVGVPMLPVVAGNLVVARQIVVYSWVMVAVSLLLWPLGYAGWFYTAVAAVAGIWWLWEAHALQARARAGEQGAKLKEMRLFHWSITYVSLVFLAVAIDPFVS comes from the coding sequence GTGTCCGTGACGGCCGTCGATTCCCGTCCCGTCGCCCGGCTCCGCCGGGGCGGTCCGGACCATGGGGCAGCCGCGTCAGCGGGCGCCCGGGTCAAGGCGTACGTCGCGCTGACGAAACCGCGCATCATCGAGCTGCTCCTGATCACGACCGTCCCGGTGATGTTCCTCGCCGAGGGCGGCGTGCCCGACCTGTGGCTCGTGCTCGCGACCTGCGCCGGCGGCTACCTCTCCGCCGGCGGCGCGAACGCGCTCAACATGTACATCGACCGCGACATCGACGCGCTGATGCACCGGACGCGGAACCGCCCGCTCGTCACGGGTGTGCTGCGGCCCGCCGAGGGCCTGGTCTTCGGCCTCGTGCTCGCCGTCGTCTCCACCCTGTGGTTCGGCCTGCTCGTCAACTGGATGTCCGCCGCGCTGTCGCTGGGCGCGCTGCTCTTCTACGTCGTCGGGTACACGATGCTGCTGAAGCGCAGGACCGCGCAGAACATCGTGTGGGGCGGGATCGCCGGCTGCCTGCCGGTGTTCATCGGCTGGTCGTCGGTCACGGGGACCGTCTCGTGGGGCGCGGTCGTGCTGTTCCTCGTCATGTTCTTCTGGACGCCCCCGCACTACTGGCCCCTGTCGATGAAGACCAAGGACGACTACGAGCGGGTCGGCGTGCCGATGCTGCCGGTCGTCGCGGGGAACCTCGTGGTGGCCCGGCAGATCGTGGTCTACAGCTGGGTGATGGTCGCCGTCTCGCTGCTGCTGTGGCCCCTCGGGTACGCCGGCTGGTTCTACACGGCGGTCGCCGCGGTCGCGGGCATCTGGTGGCTGTGGGAGGCGCACGCGCTCCAGGCGCGCGCCCGGGCGGGTGAACAGGGCGCGAAGCTCAAGGAGATGCGCCTGTTCCACTGGTCGATCACCTACGTCTCGCTGGTGTTCCTCGCCGTTGCGATCGACCCGTTCGTCTCCTGA
- a CDS encoding COX15/CtaA family protein translates to MLKAVRNPLAYIAERWTPHPRTVHRAALAALVLSVVIIITGGAVRLTGSGLGCDTWPTCSDGNLVTTSENGLHGAIEFGNRMMTYVVSAAVGWFIVAARCAKPERRSLTRLGWAQFWVVMSNGVVGGVTVLTKLNPFIVAAHFIAAVALLTVTVISWLRTREGDEAPRPLVGVPVRRGVIALTLLSAALLVVGTAVTGTGKHAGDDSDIERMPFDWDTVTRLHSGLAWAVVLGTVALVVALRVLDAPSRPRAAARDLLIVLLAQGVIGYTQYFLDEPELLVGFHILGASLVWVYTMRLLLSVRDRGAATVPPAPGDGDAATASDGTRVPATA, encoded by the coding sequence GTGCTGAAAGCAGTGCGAAACCCCCTCGCCTACATCGCCGAGCGCTGGACGCCCCACCCGAGGACCGTCCACCGGGCGGCACTCGCCGCGCTCGTGCTCTCGGTCGTCATCATCATCACGGGCGGCGCCGTCCGGCTCACCGGCTCGGGCCTCGGCTGCGACACCTGGCCCACCTGCAGCGACGGCAACCTGGTCACCACCAGCGAGAACGGCCTGCACGGCGCGATCGAGTTCGGCAACCGCATGATGACCTACGTCGTCAGCGCGGCCGTGGGCTGGTTCATCGTCGCGGCGCGGTGCGCGAAGCCCGAGCGCAGGTCGCTGACGCGGCTCGGCTGGGCGCAGTTCTGGGTCGTCATGTCGAACGGCGTCGTCGGCGGCGTGACCGTCCTGACCAAGCTGAACCCGTTCATCGTGGCCGCGCACTTCATCGCCGCCGTCGCCCTCCTGACGGTGACGGTCATCAGCTGGCTGCGCACCCGTGAGGGTGACGAAGCGCCCCGGCCGCTGGTCGGCGTCCCGGTGCGCCGCGGCGTGATCGCGCTGACGCTGCTGAGCGCCGCCCTCCTCGTCGTCGGCACGGCGGTGACCGGCACCGGCAAGCACGCGGGCGACGACAGCGACATCGAGCGCATGCCGTTCGACTGGGACACGGTGACCCGCCTGCACTCGGGCCTGGCCTGGGCCGTGGTCCTCGGGACGGTCGCCCTCGTCGTCGCCCTGCGGGTCCTCGACGCGCCGTCCCGGCCGCGCGCCGCCGCGCGCGACCTGCTGATCGTGCTGCTCGCCCAGGGCGTCATCGGCTACACGCAGTACTTCCTCGACGAGCCGGAGCTGCTGGTCGGGTTCCACATACTGGGCGCTTCCCTGGTGTGGGTGTACACGATGCGTCTGCTGCTGTCCGTGCGGGACCGCGGCGCGGCGACCGTGCCGCCGGCCCCGGGCGACGGCGACGCGGCGACCGCCTCCGACGGCACACGGGTCCCGGCGACCGCCTGA
- a CDS encoding ABC transporter permease, with amino-acid sequence MSRYAPRPGAAPVPRMITAQAALETRMLLRNGEQLLLTAVIPTLLLVLFSAVEIVDLPGGDDGDRVDFLAPGILALAVLSTAFTSQAIATGYERRYGVLKRLAASPLPRWALMCGKTCAVLVTLVLQSVLLCAVAFALGWSPHGNPLSVLLLMVLGAAGCSGLGLLMAGTLRAEATLAAANLVFVLLVFFGGVIVPLDDFPDTVASLLRLLPVTALSDGLRDVLRDGAGMPWADAGVLAVWAVAAPAAAARWFRWE; translated from the coding sequence ATGAGCCGTTACGCGCCCAGGCCCGGGGCCGCCCCGGTGCCCCGCATGATCACGGCGCAGGCCGCCCTGGAGACCCGCATGCTGCTGCGGAACGGCGAGCAGCTCCTGCTGACGGCCGTCATCCCCACGCTGCTGCTGGTGCTCTTCAGCGCGGTGGAGATCGTGGACCTGCCGGGCGGGGACGACGGCGACCGGGTGGACTTCCTGGCGCCCGGCATCCTCGCGCTCGCCGTGCTGTCGACGGCGTTCACCAGCCAGGCCATCGCCACGGGGTACGAGCGGCGGTACGGCGTCCTGAAGCGGCTGGCGGCGTCCCCGCTCCCCCGCTGGGCGCTGATGTGCGGCAAGACGTGCGCCGTGCTGGTGACGCTCGTCCTGCAGAGCGTGCTGCTGTGCGCCGTGGCCTTCGCGCTGGGCTGGTCCCCGCACGGGAACCCGCTGTCCGTCCTGCTCCTGATGGTGCTGGGCGCGGCGGGCTGCTCGGGGCTCGGCCTGCTGATGGCCGGGACGCTGCGTGCCGAGGCCACGCTCGCGGCGGCCAACCTGGTGTTCGTGCTGCTGGTGTTCTTCGGCGGCGTGATCGTCCCGCTCGACGACTTCCCCGACACCGTGGCCTCGCTGCTGCGGCTGCTGCCGGTGACGGCGCTGTCCGACGGGCTGCGGGACGTACTGCGCGACGGCGCGGGGATGCCGTGGGCGGACGCGGGGGTGCTGGCCGTGTGGGCCGTCGCCGCGCCGGCCGCCGCGGCGCGCTGGTTCCGCTGGGAGTGA
- a CDS encoding DUF1697 domain-containing protein has translation MTAMYAALLRGVNVGGAKRLPMPVLREILTDLGHGSVRTHLNSGNAVFAGDADGGDGEDAEGALAAGIEDAIERRLGFRVACLVRGGAYLRAVHDACPFPAGESAGRHLHAVFGSGPLTAERFASVDPAAYRPEEFRIGDRVLYLYAPDGLGVSRLAPALQRPALLKGVEVTSRNWNTVRALVELTGS, from the coding sequence ATGACGGCGATGTACGCGGCCCTGCTGCGCGGCGTCAACGTGGGCGGCGCCAAGCGGCTGCCGATGCCCGTGCTCCGGGAGATCCTGACGGACCTCGGCCACGGCTCGGTGCGCACGCACCTCAACAGCGGCAACGCCGTCTTCGCCGGTGACGCGGACGGCGGGGACGGCGAGGACGCGGAGGGCGCGCTCGCCGCGGGCATCGAGGACGCGATCGAACGGCGCCTCGGCTTCCGCGTCGCCTGCCTGGTGCGCGGCGGGGCGTACCTGCGTGCGGTCCACGACGCCTGCCCGTTCCCCGCCGGCGAGTCGGCGGGCAGGCACCTGCACGCCGTGTTCGGCTCCGGGCCGCTCACCGCCGAGCGCTTCGCGTCCGTCGATCCGGCGGCGTACCGGCCCGAGGAGTTCCGCATCGGTGACCGGGTGCTCTACCTGTACGCCCCGGACGGGCTCGGGGTCTCGCGCCTCGCCCCCGCCCTTCAGCGCCCGGCGCTGCTGAAGGGCGTCGAGGTCACCTCGCGCAACTGGAACACCGTGCGGGCGCTCGTGGAGCTGACCGGCTCCTGA
- a CDS encoding ABC transporter ATP-binding protein translates to MQSARAAAPAVEVTGLVKRYGRTTAVDGLDLTVRTGTVTAVLGPNGAGKTTTVECCEGYRAPDAGRVRVLGLDPVADAGALRPRVGVMLQNGGIYPGVRAGEILRHVAGLHAHPLDVGELTERLGLGAAGRTPYRRLSGGQQQRLALALAVVGRPELVFLDEPTAGLDPQARRATWELIRDLRADGVTTVLTTHFMDEAEELSDEVAIVDGGRVIATGTPAGLSRGGGTADVLRFEGRPGLDVAALRAALPDGSGVSEPAPGSYRVTGEIGPHLLATVTAWCAQHGVMPDRITTRRHSLEDVFLELTGKELRS, encoded by the coding sequence ATGCAGTCCGCGAGAGCCGCCGCACCGGCCGTCGAGGTCACCGGCCTGGTGAAACGGTACGGGCGCACCACGGCGGTGGACGGCCTCGACCTGACCGTGCGCACCGGCACGGTGACCGCCGTCCTCGGCCCGAACGGCGCCGGGAAGACGACGACCGTCGAGTGCTGCGAGGGCTACCGCGCCCCCGACGCGGGGCGGGTGCGGGTCCTCGGCCTCGACCCGGTCGCCGACGCCGGCGCGCTGCGGCCCCGCGTCGGGGTGATGCTGCAGAACGGCGGGATCTACCCGGGCGTGCGCGCCGGCGAGATCCTGCGCCACGTGGCCGGTCTGCACGCGCATCCGCTGGACGTCGGCGAGCTGACCGAGCGCCTCGGCCTCGGCGCCGCGGGCCGCACGCCGTACCGCAGGCTGTCCGGCGGGCAGCAGCAGCGGCTGGCCCTGGCGCTCGCGGTCGTGGGGCGGCCCGAGCTGGTGTTCCTCGACGAGCCGACGGCCGGCCTTGACCCGCAGGCGCGCCGCGCCACGTGGGAGCTGATCCGCGACCTGCGCGCCGACGGCGTGACGACCGTGCTGACCACGCACTTCATGGACGAGGCCGAGGAGCTGTCCGACGAGGTCGCGATCGTGGACGGCGGGCGGGTCATCGCCACGGGTACGCCGGCCGGGCTCAGCCGGGGCGGCGGCACGGCGGACGTGCTGCGGTTCGAGGGCAGGCCCGGTCTCGACGTGGCGGCGCTGCGGGCGGCCCTGCCGGACGGCAGCGGCGTGTCGGAGCCCGCCCCGGGCAGCTACCGGGTCACGGGCGAGATCGGCCCGCACCTGCTCGCGACCGTCACCGCCTGGTGCGCGCAGCACGGCGTCATGCCGGACCGCATCACCACCCGGCGGCACTCGCTGGAGGACGTCTTCCTCGAACTGACCGGCAAGGAGCTGCGGTCATGA
- a CDS encoding GNAT family N-acetyltransferase, with protein MTDWVFRPAAAADVEAVAELRAVVLRADLERLGRYDERRVRQRLRDGFEPEHTRVIEVDGAFAGCVALRPDGDAHRLEHFYLAPAAQGRGIGTAVLRALLDRCDREGVRVRLNVLRGSPARRLYERHGFVPESEDPVDVFMVRGARGPVTAA; from the coding sequence ATGACGGATTGGGTGTTCCGGCCGGCCGCCGCTGCGGATGTCGAAGCGGTGGCCGAGCTGCGTGCCGTGGTGCTGCGCGCGGACCTGGAGCGGCTCGGGCGCTACGACGAGCGGCGGGTGCGGCAGCGTCTCCGGGACGGCTTCGAACCCGAGCACACGCGGGTGATCGAGGTGGACGGCGCGTTCGCCGGCTGCGTCGCGCTGCGCCCGGACGGCGACGCGCACCGGCTGGAGCACTTCTACCTGGCCCCCGCCGCGCAGGGCCGCGGCATCGGTACGGCCGTGCTGCGCGCACTCCTCGACCGCTGCGACCGCGAGGGCGTGCGGGTCCGGCTGAACGTCCTGCGGGGCAGCCCGGCCCGGCGGCTGTACGAACGGCACGGGTTCGTGCCGGAGAGCGAGGACCCGGTGGACGTCTTCATGGTGCGCGGCGCACGTGGCCCGGTGACCGCCGCATGA